The Procambarus clarkii isolate CNS0578487 chromosome 66, FALCON_Pclarkii_2.0, whole genome shotgun sequence genome has a window encoding:
- the LOC138355248 gene encoding uncharacterized protein, producing the protein MPAGILLPLDRATPARVSRATPAGVSRATPAGVSRATPAGVSRATPAGVSRATPAGVSRATPAGVSRATPAGVSRATPAGVSRATPAGVSRATPARVSRATPARVSRATPAGVSRATPAGVSRATPAGVSRATPAGVSRATPAGVSRATPAGVSRATPAGVSRATPAGVSRATPARVSRATPARVSRATPARVSRATPARVSRATPARVSRATPAGVSRATPARVSRATPAGVSRAAPAGLSRATSAQE; encoded by the exons ATGCC AGCCGGGATCCTCTTACCCCTTGATCGTGCCACACCTGCTCGAGTGAGTCGTGCCACACCTGCTGGAGTGAGTCGTGCCACACCTGCTGGAGTGAGTCGTGCCACACCTGCTGGAGTGAGTCGTGCCACACCTGCTGGAGTGAGTCGTGCCACACCTGCTGGAGTGAGTCGTGCCACACCTGCTGGAGTGAGTCGTGCCACACCTGCTGGAGTGAGTCGTGCCACACCTGCTGGAGTGAGTCGTGCCACACCTGCTGGAGTGAGTCGTGCCACACCTGCTCGAGTGAGTCGTGCCACACCTGCTCGAGTGAGTCGTGCCACACCTGCTGGAGTGAGTCGTGCCACGCCTGCTGGAGTGAGTCGTGCCACGCCTGCTGGAGTGAGTCGTGCCACGCCTGCTGGAGTGAGTCGTGCCACACCTGCTGGAGTGAGTCGTGCCACACCTGCTGGAGTGAGTCGTGCCACACCTGCTGGAGTGAGTCGTGCCACACCTGCTGGAGTGAGTCGTGCCACACCTGCTCGAGTGAGTCGTGCCACACCTGCTCGAGTGAGTCGTGCCACACCTGCTCGAGTGAGTCGTGCCACACCTGCTCGAGTGAGTCGTGCCACACCTGCTCGAGTGAGTCGTGCCACACCTGCTGGAGTGAGTCGTGCCACACCTGCTCGAGTGAGTCGTGCCACACCTGCTGGAGTGAGTCGTGCCGCACCTGCTGGCTTGAGTCGTGCCACATCTGCTCAAGAGTAA
- the LOC138355249 gene encoding uncharacterized protein — protein sequence MAGAESQWRVITHLIRPEHFVHEVFELNYLGIIGFGFVIILDPTREVLLDPTREVLLDPTREVLLDPTREVLLDPTREVVLDPTREVVLDPTREVVLDPTREVVLDPTREVVLDPTREVVLDPTREVVLDPTREVVLDPTREVVLDPTREVFLDPTREVFLGPTREVFLGPTREVFLGPTREVFLGPTREVVLGPTREVVLGPTREVVLDPTREVFLGPTREVFLGPTREVVLDPTREVVLDPTREVVLDPTREVVLDPTREVVLDPTREVVLDPTREVVLDPTREVVLDPTREVVLDPTREVVLDPTREVVLDPTREVVLDPTREVVLDPTREVVLDPTREVVLDPTREVVLDPTREVVLDPTREVVLDPTREVVLDPTREVFLGPTREVVLDPTREVFLGPTREVVLDRQGRSSLTHKGGHP from the exons ATGGCGGGGGCTGAGAGTCAGTGGCGTGTGATCACTCACCTCATTCGTCCTGAACATTTCGTACATGAGGTATTTGAACTGAACTATCTTGGTATTATTGGCTTCGGCTTCG TGATCATCCTCGACCCCACAAGGGAGGTCCTCCTCGACCCCACAAGGGAGGTCCTCCTCGACCCCACAAGGGAGGTCCTCCTCGACCCCACAAGGGAGGTCCTCCTCGACCCCACAAGGGAGGTCGTCCTCGACCCCACAAGGGAGGTCGTCCTCGACCCCACAAGGGAGGTCGTCCTCGACCCCACAAGGGAGGTCGTCCTCGACCCCACAAGGGAGGTCGTCCTCGACCCCACAAGGGAGGTCGTCCTCGACCCCACAAGGGAGGTCGTCCTCGACCCCACAAGGGAGGTCGTCCTCGACCCCACAAGGGAGGTCGTCCTCGACCCCACAAGGGAGGTCTTCCTCGACCCCACAAGGGAGGTCTTCCTCGGACCCACAAGGGAGGTCTTCCTCGGACCCACAAGGGAGGTCTTCCTCGGACCCACAAGGGAGGTCTTCCTCGGACCCACAAGGGAGGTCGTCCTCGGACCCACAAGGGAGGTCGTCCTCGGACCCACAAGGGAGGTCGTCCTCGACCCCACAAGGGAGGTCTTCCTCGGACCCACAAGGGAGGTCTTCCTCGGACCCACAAGGGAGGTCGTCCTCGACCCCACAAGGGAGGTCGTCCTCGACCCCACAAGGGAGGTCGTCCTCGACCCCACAAGGGAGGTCGTCCTCGACCCCACAAGGGAGGTCGTCCTCGACCCCACAAGGGAGGTCGTCCTCGACCCCACAAGGGAGGTCGTCCTCGACCCCACAAGGGAGGTCGTCCTCGACCCCACAAGGGAGGTCGTCCTCGACCCCACAAGGGAGGTCGTCCTCGACCCCACAAGGGAGGTCGTCCTCGACCCCACAAGGGAGGTCGTCCTCGACCCCACAAGGGAGGTCGTCCTCGACCCCACAAGGGAGGTCGTCCTCGACCCCACAAGGGAGGTCGTCCTCGACCCCACAAGGGAGGTCGTCCTCGACCCCACAAGGGAGGTCGTCCTCGACCCCACAAGGGAGGTCGTCCTCGACCCCACAAGGGAGGTCGTCCTCGACCCCACAAGGGAGGTCTTCCTCGGACCCACAAGGGAGGTCGTCCTCGACCCCACAAGGGAGGTCTTCCTCGGACCCACAAGGGAGGTCGTCCTTGACCGACAAGGGAGGTCATCCTTGACCCACAAGGGAGGTCATCCTTGA